In the genome of Chryseobacterium oryzae, one region contains:
- a CDS encoding EpsG family protein: MDKKKVLGILFLIIAILIPSIFAGCRDLNIGTDTSSYVRDYFREARQAKSFFRYNEDVSTDVGYSYFNYIITKIFNDFSFLLFFIQAFIVTFIALAILQLKKTNLLTWAFLVYFLLYFSNSLNMTRQMMALAVCLYSFSNLITGNRIKALILVGLASTFHFSAFIFFAIFPIYFYTSKFIKNFWLFQFIVGVSFILVVFLLDYIIIGIVGLGAVKEGFENYKSGGLYGSNLPLSDLFLCIVFFSLLITFRKFSQLETSQKNLFQTVFLISIILCFAAIQSTFAIRGMYYFSYLSIIIIPLLINSIEDKKIQLVTGFICAALFILYWGLTIPYANLGETYPYQSKILNL, from the coding sequence TTGGATAAAAAAAAAGTATTGGGGATTTTATTTCTGATTATAGCGATTCTTATACCCAGTATTTTTGCAGGTTGCAGAGATTTGAATATTGGTACCGATACAAGCTCATACGTTAGGGACTATTTCAGAGAAGCAAGACAGGCAAAATCCTTTTTCAGATATAATGAAGATGTGAGTACCGATGTGGGTTATTCTTATTTTAATTATATTATTACAAAAATCTTCAACGATTTTTCTTTTTTACTCTTTTTTATTCAGGCTTTTATTGTTACGTTTATAGCATTAGCGATACTTCAGCTGAAAAAAACTAATCTTCTGACTTGGGCTTTTTTAGTTTATTTTCTGCTTTATTTTTCAAATTCATTGAATATGACCAGACAGATGATGGCGTTGGCTGTATGTCTCTATTCATTCTCGAATTTAATAACAGGAAACAGGATTAAAGCATTAATTTTAGTTGGATTAGCAAGTACATTTCACTTTAGCGCATTTATCTTTTTTGCAATTTTTCCTATATACTTTTATACATCAAAATTTATTAAAAACTTTTGGTTGTTTCAATTCATTGTTGGAGTTTCCTTTATTTTGGTGGTTTTTCTATTAGATTATATTATTATTGGGATTGTAGGTCTAGGAGCGGTAAAAGAAGGTTTTGAAAACTATAAATCTGGAGGACTTTATGGGTCTAATCTTCCATTGTCCGATTTATTTTTATGTATAGTCTTTTTTTCTCTATTAATCACCTTTAGAAAATTTTCGCAGCTCGAAACTTCTCAAAAAAATCTTTTTCAGACAGTTTTTCTCATTTCTATAATTTTATGTTTTGCGGCTATACAGTCTACCTTTGCTATTAGAGGAATGTATTACTTTTCTTATCTTTCGATTATCATTATTCCTTTATTGATTAATTCGATAGAAGATAAAAAAATACAGTTGGTAACGGGGTTTATCTGTGCTGCTTTATTTATTCTGTATTGGGGACTTACAATACCTTACGCAAATCTTGGAGAAACATATCCATATCAATCTAAAATCCTTAATTTATGA
- a CDS encoding glycosyltransferase family 2 protein — MRPLISIVVPVYNMEKYLHKCVYSLLNQSYNQLEIILVNDGSTDHSAKICDEFAEKDSRIKVVHRTNGGLSEARNSGLSIFKGEYVTFVDSDDYVRADYIQTLLDLVLNHNVKIAVSQFQYVSNEHIEKDDNDNEKDFFLPTLEALENMFYQDYFDHNATAKLFHRSLFDSLKFPVDLLYEDMFTTYKILLSSDSGVAVSNKKTYYYLIRTDSIEGAPFSAKKMNSMRFIVDDFENTKKQYPVLAKGINCRLLSFIFHLLVETKVKSSEEKELFLLAQKYRKEVLVDNKARKKARLAAFVSYFGTDVLRFFYRFGKSRV, encoded by the coding sequence ATGAGACCATTGATCTCGATTGTTGTTCCGGTTTATAATATGGAGAAATATCTTCATAAATGTGTATATAGCTTACTGAATCAGAGCTATAATCAGTTAGAAATTATTTTGGTAAATGATGGTTCTACGGATCATTCAGCAAAGATATGTGACGAGTTTGCAGAAAAAGATTCCAGAATAAAAGTTGTTCACCGAACCAATGGAGGCTTGTCTGAAGCAAGAAATTCTGGTTTGTCAATATTTAAAGGAGAGTATGTTACTTTTGTAGATAGCGACGATTATGTAAGAGCAGATTATATACAGACTTTACTGGATTTAGTGTTGAACCATAATGTGAAAATTGCAGTTTCTCAATTTCAATATGTTTCTAATGAACATATTGAAAAGGATGATAACGATAATGAAAAAGACTTTTTTTTGCCAACTCTTGAGGCATTAGAGAATATGTTTTATCAAGATTATTTCGATCATAATGCGACTGCAAAATTATTTCACAGAAGCCTTTTTGATAGTTTAAAATTTCCCGTAGATTTGCTTTATGAAGATATGTTCACCACATACAAAATTTTGCTTTCATCAGATTCCGGCGTGGCAGTTTCCAATAAAAAGACATATTATTACTTAATTAGAACTGATAGTATAGAAGGAGCTCCTTTTTCTGCAAAAAAAATGAACAGTATGCGTTTTATTGTAGACGATTTCGAGAATACAAAGAAGCAATATCCTGTTTTGGCTAAAGGTATTAATTGCAGATTGCTCAGTTTTATTTTTCATCTTTTGGTAGAAACGAAAGTGAAAAGTTCAGAAGAAAAAGAATTATTTCTATTAGCACAAAAATATCGCAAAGAAGTTTTAGTAGATAATAAAGCTAGAAAAAAAGCTAGATTAGCCGCATTTGTTTCGTATTTTGGGACAGATGTACTTAGGTTTTTCTATAGATTTGGAAAATCAAGAGTTTAA
- a CDS encoding glycosyltransferase translates to MVEKKIKIVHIAEAFSTGIYTYLKDLTSYMIGLPNSDDFETVIIYSKRDVLDESKIANDFSQNVRFIKVQMTRNISPKSDFKSLLKLRGILKMERPDILHLHSSKAGVLGRIAATGIVKKSHIFYSPHGYAFLRQDISPTAQKIYQLIEKYVQFFFGGTTIGSGETELEFARKIGKTYFVRNGIDFKNQKFIEDSILKNNFTVGTIGVLHAQKNPSGFNEIAQKLPEVNFIWIGDGELRNQITAPNVKITGWIGSREELLSITSTFDVYLQVSLWEGLSIAILEAMALGKPIVASNIVGNKDSVVDSKTGFLVNSMDEAVLAIKKLQDNSLRAQMGKASYKHCKEFFDKDKNFDELVKIYKRA, encoded by the coding sequence TTGGTTGAGAAAAAAATAAAAATAGTACACATTGCTGAAGCCTTCAGTACAGGGATTTATACTTATCTCAAAGATTTGACGTCTTATATGATAGGATTGCCTAATTCTGATGATTTTGAAACTGTTATTATTTATAGTAAAAGAGATGTTTTAGATGAATCTAAGATTGCAAATGATTTCTCACAAAATGTAAGATTCATAAAAGTTCAGATGACTCGTAACATAAGCCCTAAAAGTGATTTTAAGTCTTTGTTAAAGCTTAGAGGTATATTGAAAATGGAGCGTCCTGATATTCTACATTTGCATTCTTCAAAAGCTGGCGTTTTGGGGAGAATTGCTGCCACAGGAATCGTTAAAAAAAGTCATATTTTCTATTCGCCTCATGGCTATGCATTTCTTCGTCAGGATATATCTCCAACTGCACAAAAAATATACCAGTTAATAGAGAAGTATGTTCAGTTTTTCTTCGGTGGAACTACAATAGGCTCTGGCGAAACAGAATTAGAATTTGCAAGAAAAATTGGTAAAACCTATTTTGTACGAAATGGTATCGATTTTAAAAATCAAAAATTCATTGAAGATAGTATTTTAAAAAATAATTTTACTGTTGGGACAATTGGGGTTTTGCACGCTCAAAAAAATCCGTCTGGTTTTAATGAAATTGCTCAAAAATTGCCGGAAGTCAATTTTATTTGGATTGGTGACGGAGAATTGAGGAATCAGATTACGGCACCCAATGTAAAAATTACTGGATGGATCGGATCAAGAGAAGAATTGTTATCCATCACATCAACATTTGATGTTTATTTACAAGTTTCTTTATGGGAGGGACTTTCTATTGCGATTCTTGAAGCAATGGCTCTTGGTAAACCAATTGTAGCTAGTAATATTGTTGGCAACAAAGATTCTGTTGTAGACAGTAAAACTGGATTTTTGGTCAATAGTATGGACGAGGCTGTGTTAGCAATTAAAAAATTACAGGATAATTCCCTTAGAGCTCAAATGGGAAAAGCCTCCTATAAACATTGCAAAGAGTTTTTTGATAAAGACAAAAATTTTGATGAATTAGTAAAAATTTATAAACGAGCATAA
- a CDS encoding NAD-dependent epimerase/dehydratase family protein: MNYLIFGGSGFIGTHLIEHLDGIDAASKIYNLDIVENNHQGKSEFIYCDVRSTIELNIPVNNDFVIFNFAAVHTTPGHPDHEYFETNMKGAENVTAFAEKFSIEKLIFTSSIAPYGASEDLKDEEILPMPNTPYGISKLVAEKIHINWQVKERNKRQLTILRPGVVFGKGENGNFTRLYWGIKKNRFFYPGRKDTVKASIYVKELIRFMLFRLSISEPRYEIFNCTYEPAFTIENIAEEMMKTIQVQRKIYMIPGGLLQFAASIIGMMGGKSIGIHPDRVKKLMTSTNVSGKKMHNSGYQFHYTFSEALKDWYNDNNNLHLE; the protein is encoded by the coding sequence ATGAATTATTTAATATTTGGTGGCTCAGGTTTTATAGGAACCCATTTAATAGAGCATTTGGATGGTATTGATGCTGCATCCAAGATTTATAATCTCGATATAGTTGAAAATAATCATCAGGGAAAATCTGAGTTTATTTATTGTGATGTAAGATCAACAATAGAACTGAATATTCCTGTAAATAATGATTTCGTTATATTTAATTTTGCGGCTGTTCATACTACACCGGGACATCCAGATCACGAATATTTCGAAACCAATATGAAAGGTGCAGAAAACGTAACGGCTTTTGCCGAAAAGTTTAGCATTGAAAAATTGATATTTACTTCCTCCATCGCACCATATGGAGCGTCAGAAGATTTGAAGGATGAAGAAATACTTCCGATGCCAAATACTCCTTACGGGATTTCTAAACTGGTAGCAGAGAAAATTCATATCAATTGGCAGGTTAAAGAAAGAAATAAAAGACAACTAACGATTTTAAGGCCAGGTGTTGTTTTTGGAAAGGGAGAAAACGGAAATTTTACAAGACTCTATTGGGGAATTAAGAAAAACAGATTTTTCTATCCGGGAAGAAAGGATACGGTTAAAGCCAGTATCTATGTAAAAGAACTGATACGTTTTATGCTCTTTAGATTATCTATTTCAGAACCACGGTACGAAATTTTCAACTGTACTTACGAACCTGCTTTCACAATAGAAAATATAGCAGAAGAAATGATGAAAACCATTCAGGTACAGCGTAAAATTTACATGATTCCGGGTGGTTTGCTTCAGTTTGCAGCTTCAATAATTGGAATGATGGGCGGTAAATCTATTGGAATTCATCCCGACAGAGTAAAAAAACTAATGACTTCTACCAACGTCAGCGGAAAAAAAATGCATAATAGTGGATACCAGTTTCATTATACATTCAGCGAAGCTCTGAAAGATTGGTATAACGATAATAATAATTTGCATTTAGAATAA
- the rfbC gene encoding dTDP-4-dehydrorhamnose 3,5-epimerase has product MKIIETPLKDCYIIEPTIFEDERGYFFEKFNEKKFEELTGMNGHFVQDNISKSSYGVLRGLHLQKGDSAQAKLVSCIEGNVLDVAVDVRENSATFGQWFSIELSRENKRQLYIPRGFAHGFAVLSKTAVFAYKCDNFYDKSSEGGILWNDKDLNVDWQLPVEDIILSDKDKVLETFALRNF; this is encoded by the coding sequence ATGAAAATAATTGAAACACCTTTAAAAGACTGTTACATCATAGAACCAACAATATTTGAAGATGAAAGAGGATATTTTTTTGAAAAATTCAATGAAAAAAAGTTTGAAGAATTAACCGGCATGAATGGTCATTTCGTTCAGGATAACATTTCAAAATCATCTTATGGCGTTTTAAGGGGTCTGCATTTGCAAAAAGGAGATAGTGCTCAGGCGAAATTGGTTTCTTGTATTGAGGGAAATGTTTTGGATGTTGCGGTAGATGTAAGAGAAAATTCTGCAACCTTTGGTCAGTGGTTTTCGATTGAATTATCTAGAGAAAATAAACGTCAATTATATATTCCAAGAGGATTTGCTCACGGATTTGCTGTGCTCAGCAAGACTGCTGTTTTTGCGTATAAGTGTGATAATTTTTATGACAAATCTTCTGAAGGAGGTATTTTATGGAATGATAAAGACTTAAATGTAGATTGGCAGCTTCCTGTAGAAGATATTATTCTTTCTGATAAAGATAAAGTTTTAGAAACTTTTGCTTTAAGAAATTTTTAA